The following coding sequences are from one Kwoniella dendrophila CBS 6074 chromosome 8, complete sequence window:
- a CDS encoding tyrosine aminotransferase: MPDLQLIAAQDALTQPFAKQSLEISSKKEWNVRVSPSVTRSRNPIRETLASITANKPSSSKTPINLGLGDPTFYPLHPPPSAAIDAVNQAVSGGKSNGYLNGVGSTEARQAVVNYHKRWDGVQYDISDIVLTHGVGQGLDLLFSVMIPPASVEKSNILLPRPGFAQYTALLANLNAEIRYYDCLEEKDWEVDVEMLDKLCDDDTRAILINNPSNPCGSNYSREALKDILAVAEKHKIPIIADEIYGHMTWSAPFTPLASLSNSVPIITLSGLSKRFLVPGWRFGWLCLHDPLDVASSIRAGIQCWGNRFMGPNSLIQAALPTILATEPGWYDEVINKIELLAKIVYKGISDAPGLSTTFPQGAMYCFVKVEESAFPGLKDDVAFATALYNEQAVFVLPGICFQKPGYVRLVLGTPPDVMLDVMERIQEFCDKHTGL; encoded by the exons ATGCCTGACCTCCAATTAATAGCCGCTCAAGATGCCTTGACTCAGCCATTTGCAAAGCAATCGCTGGAAATTAGctcaaagaaagaatggaatGTACGAGTTTCCCCATCAGTA ACGCGTTCGAGAAATCCCATCCGAGAAACATTAGCATCCATAACagctaataaaccatcttcatctaaaacacctATCAATCTCGGTCTCGGTGATCCTACTTTTTATCCCCTTCATCCGCCACCCTCTGCCGCTATAGATGCTGTCAATCAAGCTGTCTCTGGAGGAAAGTCGAATGGTTATTTGAATGGTGTAGGATCGACGGAAGCTAGACAAGCTGTAGTAAATTACCATAAAAGATGGGATGGAGTTCAATATGATATCAGCGATATTGTCCTT ACTCACGGTGTTGGTCAAGGTCTcgatcttcttttctcaGTCATGATACCACCTGCATCAGTCGAGAAGTCGAATATCCTTCTACCGAGACCTGGCTTTGCTCAATATACAGCATTACTCGCCAACTTGAATGCGGAAATACGATATTACGACTGTTTAGAGGAAAAAGATTGGGAAGTGGACGTTGAAATGCTAGACAAACTTTGCGATGATGATACTCGAGCGATTCTTATA AACAACCCTAGCAATCCTTGCGGCAGTAATTACAGTCGCGAAGCATTGAAGGATATCTTAGCCGTAGCAGAAAAACACAAGATTCCGATCATCGCAGACGAGATTTATGGCCATATG ACATGGTCAGCaccatttacacctttaGCATCTCTTTCTAACTCTGTACCAATCATCACCCTTTCTGGATTATCGAAGAGATTCTTAGTTCCGGGTTGGAGGTTTGGCTGGCTTTGTCTACATGATCCGTTAGATGTCGCTTCAAGTATAAGAGCAGGTATACAATGTTGGGGAAACCGATTCATGGGCCCAAATAGTCTAATACAAGCCGCCTTACCTACTATATTAGCAACAGAACCAGGTTGGTATGACGAGGTGATCAATAAAATTGAG CTATTGGCAAAAATCGTATATAAAGGAATTTCCGATGCTCCTGGTCTCAGCACTACGTTTCCTCAGGGGGCTATGTATTGTTTCgtcaaagttgaagaaagtGCTTTTCCCGGTTTGAAGGATGATGTCGCTTTCGCTACTGCATTGTATAACGAACAGGCTGTATTCGTCTTACCAGGTATCTGCTTTCAGAAGCCAGGATACGTTCGACTAGTCCTCGGTACACCCCCAGATGTGATGTTAGATGTAATGGAAAGAATACAAGAATTCTGCGATAAGCACACTGGACTCTGA